One stretch of Chryseobacterium fluminis DNA includes these proteins:
- a CDS encoding T9SS type B sorting domain-containing protein has protein sequence MKKILLTICLFIGLFFKAQLDTEHWFAPMAAKAGINGFEGYLYLSTDETAPFPVQIFNNNTLYTTVNVSKGSPAQVIIPNQFMVTATQSQLFTQNNMGLNVKGPKKFFANYRFSVPNHAEILTSKGKAGLGTTFFAGVAPISGSENHLSSTIGVTATEDNTTVVISGYNPNITFSDGISAPTRTFTLNKGKSYLLDVISSWSNINRTGLVGAKITATKPVTVTNGNFNGAYTSVNLTNNDILMDQAVPVDRLGKDFVVVKGNGTVTSQMETALIIATENNTQVTFNGTGATTNLNAGQYYLVPSNRYLNQGNGHYNMNISASKNIYVYQLLSGATNGNEYASGGMNFIPPLSCFMPNKIDEIGFINRIGGQTFATRLNIITQSGAAVTLNGNPIATANGPYPVTGNPNWVSYSIQNVTGNITVNSTKSLTAGIAAGSGAVGYGGYFAGFSSVPAITKTGDCYTGILLQVDAGYDAYQWYFNGVAIPGATSNTINPELYGAGSYTCSITKNNCETRLTAEYLYTLCPPISTTTYTIGSCNTKVISPVFTSSAQTIVPSLTGIISPPISGTATVNPATGQITYTPNAGTATNTTDTFVYYIQGNGSPFAFEYFKVIINTNVLQVNNASLTSCAGTGGNGTFDLTSVSLSPDSGTTVQYFTNANLTGQIVNPATYSGASGTVYARVTSQYGCSKTAQIALTVNPLPNVNNGSLTSCTGTGGSATFDLTSVNISTDPGVTITYFTNPNLTGQITNPATYSGPSGIIYVNVTSASGCSRTAQISLTVNPLPNVTNGSLSSCAGTNGNGTYNLTSVSLSTDPGITITYFTNANLTGQITNPSAYSGPAGIIYAHVTSASGCSETAQIALTVNPSPNVINGSLSSCAGAGGIGTYNLTSVNVSSDPGTTVTYFTNANLTGQITTPAAYSGPAGIIYANVTSASGCSKIAQITLTTTLSPNINTSNYNANLCDENLDGIINVNFSGITPQIVTNSANFTVRYYLSQTDANAGNNNTLPANWTYTANTTVYVRADVLSGSCPAVSGQINFTIGNKIALITNTVHAEVCDNDLNGSENIILSDYKNLFTTNPAITVTFHATLADAQNGTNTISPNQTLTAPKTFYVRLISGTECPNTGTINITLKTPKRSGTLTDKMVCSTDKVILDAGTGFTSYQWSTGATTQTILAGAGNYYVDLGFNGCIYRQYVNITTAQAPTITSINITGTTATVNVTGGTSPYQYSLNGIDFQASNVFKDLSRGIHKVFVLGTDGCQPVTKEFLVLNLINAITPNGDGKNDVLNYSDLRIKQDVSIEVVDRYGAPVYKSSDHSYQWNGKSGGRPLATGTYWYILRWTEPDTKLPVSYSGWLLIKNRE, from the coding sequence ATGAAAAAAATTCTACTGACGATTTGTTTATTTATTGGTCTGTTTTTTAAAGCACAACTGGATACGGAACACTGGTTTGCACCTATGGCTGCCAAAGCCGGAATTAACGGGTTTGAAGGGTATTTATACCTGTCAACCGATGAAACCGCTCCTTTCCCTGTACAGATCTTCAATAATAATACCCTTTATACAACGGTGAACGTAAGCAAAGGAAGTCCTGCTCAGGTTATCATTCCGAACCAGTTTATGGTCACCGCTACCCAATCTCAGCTGTTCACCCAAAATAATATGGGACTGAATGTAAAAGGACCGAAAAAATTCTTTGCCAACTACAGATTTTCTGTTCCGAATCATGCTGAAATCCTTACCTCCAAAGGTAAGGCAGGATTAGGGACAACATTTTTTGCAGGGGTAGCACCTATTTCAGGCTCTGAGAATCACCTGAGCTCTACCATAGGGGTAACGGCTACTGAAGACAATACCACTGTGGTTATTTCGGGATATAATCCCAATATTACTTTCTCGGACGGAATTTCAGCCCCTACCAGAACTTTTACGTTAAATAAGGGGAAATCTTATCTTTTAGATGTAATCAGTTCATGGTCAAACATCAACAGAACGGGCCTGGTAGGTGCCAAAATCACAGCAACAAAACCTGTTACCGTGACAAACGGGAACTTCAATGGTGCTTATACCAGTGTAAATCTCACCAACAATGATATCCTGATGGATCAGGCGGTACCGGTAGACAGGTTAGGAAAAGACTTCGTTGTGGTGAAAGGTAACGGAACCGTTACTTCCCAAATGGAAACGGCCCTTATTATTGCTACGGAAAACAATACACAGGTTACCTTTAACGGAACCGGAGCTACGACTAACCTGAACGCAGGTCAGTACTATTTAGTTCCTTCCAACCGGTATCTTAACCAGGGAAATGGTCATTATAATATGAATATTTCTGCTTCTAAAAATATTTATGTGTACCAGTTATTATCCGGAGCCACTAACGGAAATGAATATGCTTCGGGCGGAATGAATTTCATCCCTCCTTTGAGTTGTTTCATGCCCAATAAAATTGATGAGATCGGTTTCATTAACAGGATCGGAGGCCAGACGTTTGCAACCAGACTAAACATTATTACCCAAAGCGGAGCAGCAGTCACTCTAAACGGGAACCCCATTGCTACAGCCAACGGACCTTACCCTGTCACAGGAAACCCGAATTGGGTAAGCTATTCCATTCAGAATGTCACCGGGAATATTACGGTGAACTCTACCAAATCTTTAACCGCAGGAATTGCTGCCGGGAGTGGTGCTGTGGGATACGGGGGCTATTTCGCCGGATTCTCTTCAGTACCTGCCATCACAAAAACCGGAGACTGCTATACCGGGATTTTACTTCAGGTAGATGCCGGGTATGATGCTTACCAATGGTACTTTAACGGAGTCGCCATTCCGGGCGCTACCTCCAATACGATAAATCCGGAGCTTTACGGAGCGGGAAGCTATACCTGCTCGATCACTAAAAACAATTGCGAGACAAGACTTACGGCAGAATACCTTTATACATTGTGCCCGCCTATCTCAACGACAACATATACCATCGGATCCTGTAATACAAAAGTAATTTCTCCGGTTTTCACAAGTTCGGCACAAACGATTGTACCGTCACTTACAGGTATTATTTCACCACCCATTTCAGGAACGGCTACTGTAAACCCGGCTACCGGGCAAATTACCTACACCCCGAATGCGGGTACTGCTACGAATACCACCGATACTTTTGTTTATTATATCCAGGGGAATGGAAGCCCTTTCGCTTTCGAATATTTTAAAGTGATCATTAATACTAATGTTTTACAGGTAAATAATGCCTCTTTAACATCCTGTGCAGGAACAGGCGGAAACGGAACTTTTGATCTCACTTCCGTAAGTCTTTCTCCTGATTCCGGAACAACCGTTCAATATTTTACCAATGCCAATTTAACAGGGCAGATTGTAAATCCTGCAACCTATTCCGGGGCTTCAGGAACTGTTTATGCTCGTGTGACCTCTCAGTATGGATGCTCCAAAACAGCCCAGATTGCATTGACCGTAAATCCGTTACCGAATGTTAACAACGGTTCCCTGACATCTTGTACGGGAACAGGTGGTAGCGCAACTTTTGATCTTACATCAGTAAATATTTCAACTGATCCCGGAGTAACAATTACCTATTTCACCAATCCAAACTTAACAGGGCAGATTACCAATCCTGCAACCTACTCCGGACCTTCCGGAATCATTTATGTTAACGTAACTTCAGCATCAGGATGTTCAAGAACGGCACAGATTTCTTTGACTGTAAATCCATTACCCAATGTTACCAATGGTTCGTTATCATCCTGCGCAGGGACAAACGGAAACGGGACTTATAATCTGACTTCGGTAAGTCTTTCTACAGATCCCGGAATTACGATTACCTATTTTACCAATGCTAATTTAACAGGACAGATTACCAATCCTTCGGCTTATTCCGGTCCTGCAGGGATCATTTATGCTCATGTCACATCGGCATCGGGATGTTCAGAAACAGCACAGATTGCGTTAACCGTAAATCCTTCACCCAATGTAATCAATGGCTCATTATCCTCTTGCGCAGGAGCAGGTGGAATCGGAACGTATAATCTTACATCGGTAAATGTTTCTTCCGACCCGGGGACCACGGTTACTTATTTTACGAACGCAAATTTAACGGGGCAGATTACAACTCCTGCTGCCTATTCCGGACCTGCGGGGATTATTTATGCTAATGTTACTTCTGCATCAGGCTGTTCTAAAATTGCACAGATTACATTAACAACGACTTTATCCCCCAATATTAATACCAGTAATTACAATGCTAATCTTTGTGATGAGAATCTGGATGGAATTATTAACGTGAACTTCTCGGGCATTACCCCTCAGATTGTTACGAATTCAGCCAATTTTACCGTCAGATATTATTTGAGTCAAACGGATGCGAATGCCGGAAACAACAATACATTACCTGCCAACTGGACTTATACGGCAAACACGACGGTATATGTGAGAGCAGATGTTTTATCTGGAAGCTGTCCGGCTGTGTCAGGTCAGATTAATTTTACAATAGGAAACAAAATCGCTTTGATCACAAATACTGTACATGCAGAAGTTTGTGATAATGATCTTAACGGTTCTGAAAACATTATTCTTAGTGATTATAAAAACCTATTCACAACCAACCCCGCGATTACGGTAACATTTCATGCTACTTTAGCAGATGCTCAGAACGGGACAAACACCATTTCCCCGAACCAAACACTGACCGCTCCGAAGACTTTTTATGTAAGATTGATAAGCGGAACAGAATGTCCTAATACAGGAACTATTAATATAACGTTAAAAACACCTAAGAGATCAGGCACCCTTACAGACAAGATGGTCTGTTCGACTGACAAGGTAATTTTGGATGCCGGAACAGGCTTTACCTCTTATCAATGGAGCACGGGAGCAACCACGCAGACCATTCTCGCAGGAGCAGGAAACTATTATGTTGATCTTGGTTTTAATGGCTGTATTTACCGTCAATATGTCAACATAACGACTGCACAGGCTCCTACCATTACAAGCATTAATATTACAGGAACCACAGCAACGGTAAATGTAACAGGCGGAACTTCTCCCTATCAGTATTCATTAAACGGAATCGACTTCCAGGCTTCTAATGTATTCAAAGATTTATCAAGAGGAATTCACAAGGTTTTTGTACTTGGAACCGATGGCTGTCAGCCGGTAACGAAAGAATTTTTAGTTCTGAATCTTATCAATGCCATTACTCCAAACGGAGACGGAAAAAATGATGTTCTAAACTATTCGGATCTAAGAATAAAACAGGATGTTTCGATAGAGGTGGTGGACCGATACGGTGCTCCGGTTTATAAATCGTCAGACCATTCTTATCAATGGAACGGTAAGTCCGGAGGAAGGCCTCTTGCAACCGGAACCTACTGGTATATACTGAGATGGACAGAACCGGATACAAAATTACCAGTTTCATATTCAGGATGGCTATTAATTAAAAATAGAGAATAA
- a CDS encoding T9SS type B sorting domain-containing protein: protein MKRFLLSLVLVFLSINTLFAQRDTEHWIAPYYDSAGGYTNKIYLSTDSVTPFTVTVYNNNLPVGTATISKGAPAIYDVPNTQILATATTEGFKIINKGLYLKADKPFYCSLRLATSVHGEIITSKGKAGIGKEFYVASAPNTATSSIHNFTAGVMATENNTTVTATWSNAAVTFFGGVATPGNTYTFTLNKGQSFIFAGTGSNAANLAGFIGAKIVSDKPITLTNGSCNGNFGLIGLGGSDPVLDQSVPVERLGNTFAIVKSRSTAPDQNMEGAIVIATQDNTEIFLNGSTTAAATINTGQWYRINESNYITQPGAGTHANMFISTSKNVYLYQLVAVGSSNATCGFNYIPPLNCFLPRKIDEIGNINQMPLSPNPTPSDLIVKLNILTETGATVLVNGTPTTPAQGPYPLTGNTNWVTYAIESITGNVTITSTKAVTAGINGGFSSAGYGGYFAGFSSIPVISKKTGECAPGIVLELDDGYETYQWFLNGVAIAGATTNTFSPTQAGNYTVKVTMGTCPPVTTPIYKVYSCLKETNAAINACASKVITPTFTSSTQTPVGSTLTIITPPAHGTIGAINPTTGVFTYVPTPGYTGTDVIVYQFCGNGTEFIDCEKVTLTLTVVPFVLTDVTIKACQYNGKGFFDLTTAAVTLLDPVVKKFYPTLADLNADTNQIMNPTNYNSAAGDVYVRVTTNEGCTGVAKITLAFLPAPVVYEATLSECYIENNETKAEFDLTQANVTTETPVTKRFYPTFADASNGTNEITVNSTNFISSNNTVYVRVYNDLGCYAIAKITLTVIPPKRSTVLADKMICIDARTTLDAGPGYASYLWSTGETTQTISAMVGEYWVVLEDNGCTVKQLVTVRKAPEPVIKEIEISNNTATVIMASGKAPYKYAVDGTANWQDSNVFTGLSRGQHTFYIKDAYDCNPPVSVEITVPNLINAITPNGDNKNDYIDYSELSYKENLSFTVYDRYGNKVFKGDKFNNYKWDGKHFDKKLVTGTYWFHINWNEPNKDKTAIKYTGWILVKNIN from the coding sequence ATGAAAAGATTTCTACTTAGCTTAGTATTAGTTTTTCTGTCCATTAATACTCTCTTTGCACAGAGGGATACAGAGCATTGGATTGCTCCGTATTATGATTCTGCCGGCGGATATACTAATAAAATTTATCTGTCGACAGATTCGGTAACCCCTTTTACGGTAACCGTTTATAATAACAATCTTCCTGTTGGTACTGCTACAATCAGCAAAGGGGCACCGGCTATTTATGATGTTCCCAACACTCAGATATTGGCCACCGCGACTACAGAAGGTTTTAAGATTATTAACAAAGGGCTGTACTTAAAAGCTGATAAACCGTTTTACTGCAGCTTAAGACTTGCAACCAGTGTACATGGCGAAATTATTACCAGTAAGGGTAAAGCAGGTATAGGGAAAGAATTTTATGTAGCTTCCGCTCCCAATACGGCGACCAGCTCCATTCATAATTTCACGGCCGGAGTTATGGCCACAGAAAATAACACCACCGTTACTGCAACATGGAGTAATGCGGCAGTTACCTTTTTCGGGGGTGTTGCTACACCGGGAAATACTTATACCTTCACATTAAATAAAGGACAGTCTTTTATCTTTGCAGGCACCGGTTCGAATGCCGCTAATTTAGCCGGGTTTATCGGCGCTAAAATAGTATCGGATAAGCCTATAACACTTACTAACGGTAGCTGTAACGGGAACTTCGGATTGATCGGCCTCGGCGGCTCTGACCCCGTTTTGGACCAGTCTGTACCGGTTGAACGACTTGGAAATACTTTTGCTATTGTAAAATCCAGATCTACCGCTCCTGATCAGAATATGGAAGGTGCTATTGTAATTGCCACTCAGGATAATACAGAAATATTCCTAAACGGCTCTACCACCGCTGCTGCCACTATCAATACAGGACAGTGGTACAGAATCAATGAAAGCAACTATATTACCCAACCGGGAGCCGGCACACACGCCAATATGTTTATTTCTACCTCAAAGAATGTATACCTCTATCAGCTGGTAGCCGTAGGATCAAGTAATGCAACGTGCGGATTTAACTATATTCCGCCGTTAAACTGTTTCCTGCCAAGGAAGATTGATGAGATCGGTAATATAAATCAGATGCCGCTTTCGCCTAATCCGACGCCGAGTGATCTGATCGTAAAATTAAATATATTAACAGAAACAGGAGCAACTGTTCTAGTGAACGGTACGCCTACTACTCCTGCCCAGGGACCCTATCCTCTTACCGGTAATACCAACTGGGTAACGTATGCTATCGAGAGTATTACAGGGAATGTTACCATTACCTCTACAAAAGCGGTAACAGCTGGTATCAACGGAGGATTCAGCTCTGCAGGATATGGCGGATACTTCGCCGGATTCTCTTCCATTCCTGTGATTTCCAAAAAGACAGGAGAATGTGCTCCGGGGATTGTTCTGGAACTGGATGACGGATATGAAACCTATCAGTGGTTCTTAAACGGTGTAGCCATTGCAGGCGCGACTACCAATACCTTTTCTCCTACCCAGGCAGGAAATTATACCGTGAAGGTAACGATGGGAACCTGCCCGCCGGTAACTACACCTATTTATAAAGTATATTCTTGTTTAAAAGAAACCAACGCGGCTATTAATGCCTGTGCATCAAAAGTGATTACCCCTACTTTTACAAGCTCAACGCAGACACCGGTAGGAAGCACTTTAACAATTATAACGCCTCCAGCTCACGGAACCATCGGAGCGATTAACCCGACTACCGGGGTATTCACTTATGTTCCGACTCCTGGGTATACCGGTACAGATGTTATTGTATACCAGTTCTGCGGTAACGGTACGGAATTTATCGATTGTGAGAAAGTAACGTTAACCTTAACTGTTGTTCCGTTTGTCCTTACAGACGTTACAATTAAAGCATGTCAGTATAACGGGAAAGGATTCTTTGATTTAACGACGGCAGCCGTGACACTGCTTGATCCGGTAGTCAAGAAATTCTACCCTACTTTGGCAGATCTGAATGCAGATACCAACCAAATTATGAACCCTACCAACTACAACTCCGCAGCCGGAGACGTATATGTAAGGGTTACAACCAATGAAGGTTGTACAGGGGTAGCAAAAATTACCCTGGCGTTTTTACCTGCACCGGTAGTATATGAAGCAACTTTAAGTGAATGCTATATTGAAAATAATGAAACAAAAGCTGAGTTTGATTTAACACAGGCTAATGTAACAACTGAAACGCCTGTAACAAAGAGATTCTATCCTACTTTCGCAGACGCAAGTAACGGAACCAATGAAATTACTGTAAATTCTACAAATTTCATTTCATCCAACAACACAGTATACGTAAGAGTTTATAATGACCTGGGATGTTATGCCATTGCTAAAATTACCTTGACGGTTATTCCTCCAAAAAGATCAACCGTATTAGCTGATAAGATGATCTGTATCGATGCAAGAACAACACTAGATGCAGGTCCGGGATATGCATCTTACCTGTGGAGCACCGGAGAGACGACACAGACCATTTCAGCGATGGTAGGGGAATACTGGGTGGTCCTTGAGGACAACGGGTGTACCGTAAAACAGCTGGTAACAGTAAGAAAAGCACCTGAGCCGGTAATCAAAGAAATCGAGATTTCCAACAATACGGCTACCGTAATTATGGCTTCAGGAAAAGCACCTTACAAATATGCTGTTGACGGAACTGCAAACTGGCAGGATTCCAATGTGTTTACCGGACTTTCAAGAGGTCAGCACACCTTCTATATAAAAGATGCTTACGACTGTAACCCGCCGGTTTCTGTAGAGATTACTGTACCAAACTTAATCAATGCGATTACGCCAAACGGAGATAATAAAAATGATTATATCGATTACAGCGAATTATCCTACAAAGAAAACCTCAGTTTCACCGTTTATGACCGATATGGAAATAAAGTGTTCAAAGGGGATAAGTTCAATAACTACAAATGGGACGGTAAACATTTCGATAAAAAACTGGTAACCGGTACTTACTGGTTCCATATCAACTGGAATGAGCCTAACAAGGATAAGACAGCAATCAAATACACCGGCTGGATCCTTGTAAAAAACATTAATTAA
- a CDS encoding T9SS type B sorting domain-containing protein, with translation MRKFLLGFVLMLLAINTLYAQRDTDHWFAPYFDTSGTTYAHGLYFSTDSLTPFEVKIYSNNVVIGTVNISKGAPQVFTLPANFIRTAASSSASTPTNMGVYTKGDKPYFASLRIYNSVHGEIVTSKGKAGIGTSFYAAATPVTTTLSGGSGMNFTTGIMATEDNTSVTVSGYDPNIQFINNTTPPLSMTFTLNKGQSYILAGIGNTVANQAGFIGAKIVATKPISVTNGNSNGMYATGNTTSGSDLILDQSVPLDRLGNEFAMVRSLSPLTNHYDMEGGIIIATENNTQIFLNDATIPVATLNEGDYYRILNSAYINQGGGHYNVYVRTTKNVYLYQLIGSTSTNTGGYNYIPPLNCFLPRKIDEIGNIQQMPTYTGTLTLKLNILTEAGAAVTVNGITPTPAQGPFPLTGNAQWVTYAITGITGNVTITSTKAVTAGVNGGYSSAGYGGYFAGFSSIPVIAKQTGTCIPGIVLEVDDSFDTYQWYNNGVAIPGATNNSYTPTVAGNYTVRITVGTCLPAITPVYKVFTCLNETAQNLTVCEGYQSIVPSFTNSTQTYVPGTVTIITPPANGTANVDPVTGVITYIPTVGYVGPDTMVYKFCGNAPEFIDCEQVTLSLTVSASPVVNDATLRSCFIETNPATALFNLTAAGVTTAPGITKEYYPSPTDAVNGTNQITTPTAYIAPNGVAYVKVINANGCYRVAKVTLVVLPPVYSNVLQDKIICIEDKTTLDAGPGFASYEWSTGATTQAINNAGVGTYWVKLKTGECTTLQTVKVYASEQPVISSIDITNNTVTVYAVGGTAPYQYSMDNINWQDSNIFNDVPRGNGMVYVKDAYDCEPIDIEITIPNLINVITPNNDGVNDHIDYSALAHKPNLVIEIFDRYGAKIYQADKTNGYQWNGTTNGSKKVSTGSYWYDISWNEPNNKSTPIRYTGWILVKNRE, from the coding sequence ATGAGAAAATTTCTACTAGGTTTTGTGTTAATGCTATTGGCCATTAATACACTTTATGCCCAGAGAGATACTGATCATTGGTTTGCTCCCTATTTTGATACGTCAGGGACAACCTATGCCCATGGTCTTTATTTCTCGACCGATTCTTTAACCCCTTTTGAGGTCAAAATTTACAGCAACAATGTCGTCATCGGCACTGTTAATATAAGTAAAGGGGCCCCTCAGGTATTTACACTACCTGCTAACTTTATAAGAACAGCTGCTTCTTCAAGTGCCTCCACTCCTACCAATATGGGAGTTTACACTAAGGGTGACAAACCTTATTTTGCATCCTTAAGAATTTACAACAGTGTCCACGGAGAAATTGTTACCTCTAAAGGAAAAGCAGGAATCGGCACTTCGTTTTATGCGGCGGCCACTCCGGTCACCACTACCCTGAGTGGCGGTAGCGGAATGAATTTTACAACGGGCATTATGGCTACAGAAGACAATACTTCGGTAACGGTTTCCGGCTATGATCCGAATATTCAGTTTATCAACAATACCACTCCTCCGCTTTCGATGACCTTTACTTTAAATAAAGGACAATCTTATATTCTTGCGGGAATAGGTAATACCGTAGCCAATCAGGCCGGATTCATCGGTGCAAAAATTGTCGCTACGAAGCCTATTTCGGTAACCAATGGAAATTCAAATGGAATGTACGCCACGGGAAATACCACTTCAGGATCAGATCTTATTTTAGATCAGTCTGTTCCTTTAGACCGTTTGGGAAATGAATTTGCCATGGTTCGAAGTTTATCTCCGCTGACCAATCATTATGATATGGAGGGAGGGATTATTATCGCTACGGAAAATAATACTCAGATCTTTCTTAATGATGCGACTATTCCTGTTGCGACCCTAAACGAAGGAGATTATTACAGAATTCTGAACAGCGCCTATATCAACCAGGGTGGCGGGCATTACAATGTTTATGTACGAACGACTAAAAATGTCTATCTATATCAGCTGATCGGTTCTACTTCCACCAACACAGGAGGTTACAACTATATCCCGCCTTTAAACTGTTTCCTTCCAAGAAAAATTGATGAGATCGGTAATATCCAGCAGATGCCTACTTATACTGGTACCCTTACTTTAAAGCTTAATATCTTAACAGAAGCAGGGGCTGCAGTAACCGTAAACGGGATAACGCCTACTCCGGCACAGGGCCCGTTTCCGCTTACAGGAAACGCACAGTGGGTAACATATGCGATTACAGGAATCACGGGTAATGTAACAATTACTTCTACGAAAGCCGTTACGGCAGGGGTAAACGGAGGATACAGCTCTGCAGGCTACGGCGGTTATTTTGCAGGATTCTCTTCCATTCCCGTTATTGCCAAACAAACCGGTACCTGCATCCCTGGTATCGTACTGGAAGTAGATGATAGTTTTGATACTTATCAGTGGTACAACAACGGAGTTGCGATTCCGGGAGCCACCAATAATTCCTACACTCCGACGGTAGCAGGAAACTATACCGTAAGAATCACGGTAGGAACCTGTCTTCCTGCCATAACACCTGTTTATAAGGTATTTACCTGTCTGAATGAGACGGCTCAGAACCTTACGGTATGTGAAGGATACCAATCTATTGTTCCAAGCTTCACCAACTCCACACAAACCTACGTACCGGGAACGGTGACCATCATTACTCCACCTGCCAACGGGACGGCCAACGTAGATCCTGTAACGGGTGTCATCACCTATATTCCAACAGTAGGATACGTAGGTCCGGATACAATGGTGTATAAATTCTGCGGAAATGCACCTGAATTTATAGATTGCGAACAGGTAACTTTGAGTTTGACCGTGTCTGCAAGCCCGGTGGTAAATGATGCTACTTTACGGTCATGCTTTATTGAAACAAATCCGGCTACGGCACTATTCAATCTTACTGCTGCCGGAGTAACGACCGCACCAGGAATAACGAAAGAATACTACCCTTCTCCGACAGATGCTGTAAACGGAACTAATCAAATTACAACGCCTACAGCTTATATTGCCCCCAACGGAGTGGCCTATGTAAAAGTGATCAATGCAAACGGATGCTACAGAGTGGCAAAAGTAACTCTTGTGGTTCTTCCTCCCGTTTACTCTAATGTTTTACAGGATAAGATTATCTGTATAGAAGATAAGACCACATTAGATGCAGGTCCCGGCTTTGCTTCTTATGAATGGAGCACGGGAGCGACAACACAGGCAATAAATAATGCCGGTGTAGGAACATATTGGGTAAAATTGAAAACCGGAGAATGCACCACACTGCAAACGGTAAAAGTATATGCTTCTGAGCAACCGGTAATTTCAAGTATTGATATTACCAACAATACCGTAACGGTATATGCGGTCGGAGGAACAGCGCCTTATCAATATTCAATGGATAATATCAACTGGCAGGATTCCAATATCTTTAATGATGTACCGAGAGGAAACGGAATGGTATATGTAAAAGATGCTTATGATTGCGAACCGATCGATATTGAAATAACAATCCCGAACCTGATCAACGTAATTACTCCGAATAACGATGGGGTAAATGATCATATTGATTATTCAGCACTAGCTCACAAGCCGAATCTGGTCATTGAAATTTTTGACCGGTATGGTGCGAAGATTTATCAGGCTGATAAAACCAACGGTTACCAATGGAACGGTACGACAAACGGAAGCAAAAAGGTATCTACCGGAAGCTACTGGTACGACATCAGCTGGAATGAGCCTAATAACAAGAGTACTCCAATAAGATACACCGGATGGATCTTAGTAAAAAACAGAGAATAA